One Aegilops tauschii subsp. strangulata cultivar AL8/78 chromosome 7, Aet v6.0, whole genome shotgun sequence genomic window carries:
- the LOC141027254 gene encoding uncharacterized protein: protein MTKLGLKAEDLEPNRTIFHGIMPGLSCSPIGRVRLDVLFGDSSHFRREPIWFEVVDLSSAYHTLLGRPTLGRFMAVPHYAYLKMKMPGPKGLITITSDYCKSLECARDGAKLAESLVIAEKRRQLDRIVAMAGEASTASIPTKDSADEAAFKPSQETKKVKLNPEDPSYNKYVVVGTRLDSK, encoded by the coding sequence atgaccaagctcggcctcaAGGCCGAGGACCTGGAACCAAACCGGACGATCTTCCACGGCATCATGCCCGGCCTCTCCTGCTCTCCCATTGGCCGGGTCCGGCTCGACGTCCTGTTCGGTGACAGCAGCCACTTCCGACGCGAgccaatctggttcgaggtggtggacctgtccagcGCGTACCACACACTGCTGGGCCGACCCACGCTTGGCAGGTTCATGGCGGTTCCCCATTACGCgtacctaaagatgaagatgccgggtccCAAGGGCCTCATCACCATTACCAGCGACTACTGCAAGTCCCTGGAGTGCGCCCGAGACGGCGCCAAGCTGGCCGAGTCGCTGGTCATTGCCGAGAAGCGGCGCCAGCTCGACCGGATCGTCGCCATGGCAGGCGAGGCCTCAACCGCGTCGATCCCAACCAAGGACTCGGCCGACGAAGCCGCCTTCAAGCCCTCCCAGGAGACCAAGAAAGTGAAGCTGAACCCGGAAGACCCCAGCTACAACAAGTACGTTGTCGTAGGCAcccgcctcgacagcaaatag